Within Candidatus Korarchaeota archaeon NZ13-K, the genomic segment CGCGATGGTCCACACGGGAAGCAGGGGGTTCGGTCATCAGGTCGCCGACGATTTCCTAAACATGATGCTCGCAAAGATAAGTTCCCTAAACTTCAAGCTTCCGGACAAAGAGCTCATATTCGCCTATGCCAACTCCGATACTGCCGAGAAGTATTTCAGGGCGATGAAGGGAGCCGCAAATTACGCCTGGGCCAACAGGCAGATGGTGACGCACTGGGTCAGGGAGGCCTTTGAGAGGGTCTTCGGGAGGAGCGCCGAGGACATGGGGATGAGTCTGGTCTACGATGTCGCTCACAACATAGCGAAGCTCGAGGAGCACGTGGTGGATGGAAAGAAGGTTAAGGTTTACGTTCACAGGAAGGGGGCGACGAGATCTTTCCCGCCGGGGCATCCGGCGATCCCCAGCGATTACAGGGATGTGGGTCAGCCGGTCATAATACCCGGCTCCCAGGGCACGGCCTCATACCTGATGGCCGGCACGGCCAGGGCCATGGAGGAGTCCTTCGGGACCACCGCTCACGGGGCCGGGAGGGTGATGAGCAGGGAGCAGGCGAAGAGGATCTACAGAGGGAGTCAGATAGTGCAGATGCTCGCCGAGAGGGGGATAATAGTTAAGCCCGCATCACTAGCGGTGGCCGCTGAGGAGGCTCCCGGGGCCTACAAGGACGTGGATGAGGTGGTCAACGCCACGCACAGGGCTGGCATAGCAAAGCTCGTGGCGAGGCTGGTGCCGATAGGAGTTGTGAAGGGCTAGGGTGTTAGCTTGGAGAGGGAATTCCTACTGGTCAATATAACCATAAGGGATGCTGAAACTCGCTCACTCTACCATACCACAGTTGAGGATGTGGCCAGGGAGTCCGGGGCTCACTCTGAGAGGGTCAGCTACACGCCCGTGCTGGTGATACCGGGCGAGACGAACCTGTTCCCGAAGCTGCTGGAGAGGATACTGGCCAGCGAGGAGGGGGAGAGATTCGAACTTATCCTGGAGCCTGAGGAGGCCTATGGGAGCTATGATAGGGGTAAGGTCAAGGTCTATTCCGTGAAGAGGCTTGAGAGGGAGGGGATCCACCCTCACGTCGGGGAAACGATATACTTGGACGACCAGAGGGGGGTGATACAGTCCGTCACGGGAGGCAGGGTCACTGTGGACTTCAACCATCCCCTGGCTGGGAAGAGGTTACTCATCGAATGCGAGGTCCTGAGGAAGATTAGGGATGATCTGGAGAAGGTGAGGGCGATAGTGGCTGACGCCTTCGATTTGAGGTTAGAGGAGATACCGGCTAGATGGGTGGAGGATGGTGTCGTGGAGGTAACGCTTCCTCCGAAGGCGTACGTGCTCAGGGATTCCTACTCAAGGAAGATAAATGCGCTCTCCACGATAATGAGGCACCTGAAGGGTATAAGGCTGGTCAGGTTCATCGAGGACTTCGAGATACCTAGGAAGGAGGTTACTTGATCTCGACCTCATAAACCCTGAGCTCCCGCAGGGCACCGCAGCCCCTAACCACTCCCTTCTCCCTCAGGACCGTCAGCCTGTCCCCGAGCTTCAGACCCTCCGGCTTGCAGAGGGCGAAGCTCTCGCAGGTGATGCGGTCGCACTCCAGCGGTCTGTAGGTGAAAGTGGCGCCCTCGATCAAGCTAATCGGAATCGCTAAATCTATTGTCGCCCTTCTCACGGAGGCCAGGGAGACCTCCTCATGCACCGGGCATTGAAACCTCTTCCTCTCGTTCACATCAACTACCTCATAGACCCTGCCGAGCTCCATGCCATCTACACAGGTGCTCCTGTACTTGCAGTCCTTGCAAAGGCTGGATGGTCCAATGAAGACGAATCTGAACCCCTTTCTGGCCAGTTTGCTCGGGACGAGGGTCATCCTCTCGGCTTCCATCCGCTCACCCGGCGCCTGCTGAGGGAACCTTTTTTAATCGAGCCCGGTGCATCAACCGACCGCCTGTTGACGCGTCTTCAAGTGAGGTGGTGTTGATGACTTGGGAAAATCCCCAAGGGTCCGGGGTCCGAGGAGTGGAGGAAAGGATTCATCTGATGAAGGGAACCACGACAGTTGGTGTAAAATTCAAGGACGGAGTCGTGGTTGCCTCTGATAAGAGGGCGACCAGCGGTACTTTCGTGGCGAGCAAGAGCGCGGTGAAGACCTTTAAACTGACGGACTATGCCGTGGCCACGATATCAGGGCTCGTGGCCGATGGGCAGTACCTGGTGAACAATCTAGCTGCCCTGGCCGACCTCTACAGCATGGACACGGGCAGGCCAATCACGGTCAGGGGCCTGGCCAGGCTGTTGGTGCTCATGCTCAGGAGGTACAGACCCTTCTTCCTCCTGGCCCAGCTGATAGTCGGGGGGGTCGACAGGGAGGGACCTCACCTCTTCAACGTGGACCTCTACGGCACCATGACTGAGGAGGACTATCTGGCCACGGGCTCAGGTTCTCCAGTGGCCATATCGGTCATAGAGGGTGGATACTCCCCGGAGATGGATAGGGAGGCGGCCATCAGGCTCGTGATATCTAGCATGGTTGCCGCCCTCTCGAGGGACGCGGCCACCGGCGATGGAATTGATGTCGTCGTGGTGGACGGCGGAGGGGTTAGGTTCCTCGGGAGGGACGAGATCTCCCGGATGATAGAGGAGCTGAGAAGGTAGGGTCCTTGATGAGCTCCCCGGAGTCTATAAAGGCCAAGGTGAGGAAGTTCCTCTCCCAGTACACGAGGATAGATAAGGTAGACCTGGAGGGCCCCTTCATAACGGTCTACGTCGAGAACCCGAAGGAGCTCTTGGACAGGCCCGATATAATAACGAATGCCGCCAAGAGCCTTAAGAAGAAGATAGTGGTCCTGGCCAGCAAGCCCCTGAAGGACGAGAGCAGCACAATAGAGTTCATAAGGAAGACGATACCGGAGAAGGCCGAGATAGAGGATATAAAGTTCATCCAGGAGACCAGAGAGGTTTACATAATTGCCAAGAGGACCGGTTATGTCGTCGGGAAGGGAGGAGCGAACATACTCGAGATACTGAAGGAGACGGGTTGGAGACCCGTGGTGATAAGGGCTCCCACGATAAAGTCGACCTTCCTCGAGACGTTCTACAACGTGATGATATCGGAGGCCGTGGAGAGGAAGAGGGTGATGAAGAGGCTGTCCAGCAGGATATTCAGGTCTCCCATGAGGATCAGCAGGGGTCTTTACGTTACCTTCCTCGGTGCCGCCAGGGAGGTCGGTAGGAGCTCCATCCTCGTCACCACAGATGAGAGCAGCATCCTCTTGGACTGCGGTATAAGCGTGGGTGGCGAGGACCCGTTCCCAAGGTTTGATCTGAGCTCCTTCGACATAGACGAGCTCGACGCCGTGGTCGTGACGCACGCGCACTTGGATCACTCGGGGGCGCTCCCTCTTCTCTTCAAGTACGGCTACAGGGGACCCGTCTACCTCACGAGGCCGACCAGGGACCTGATCATGCTCCTCCTCTACGACTACATCAACCTCTCCCAGAGGAGTGGCCTGACACCCTTCTTCTCCTGGAGGGATGTGGTCAACCTGATGAACCACACTGTGACCCTGGAGTACGCGGAAACTGTGGACATCTCCCCGGATGTGAAGCTAACCCTTTACAACGCCGGTCACATACTGGGATCCGGTCTGGCTCACTTGAACGTGGAGAGCGCTAGGCATAACATACTTTACACCGGGGACATGAGATTCAGGGACACCAAGCTCCTGGATAAGGCCGTGAGGAAGTTCCCAAGGGTCGAGACCCTGATAATGGAGTGCACCTACTGCGGGGAGAATGACGTGCTGCCCAGCTTTAGGGAGGCGGAGGAGGCTCTGTTCTCGATAATAAGGGAGACGGCCAGCAAGGGGGGGAAGGTGCTCATACCCGCCCTGGCCGTGGGAAGGGCCCAGGAGATCATGCTATCTCTAGTGGATGGCTTCTCAAGCAATGAGCTCCCAGATATCCCCGTTTACCTGGACGGGATGATATACGACTCCACGGCGATACACTCCGCCTATCCGGACTACCTCTCCTCATACGTGAGGGACAGCGTCTTCAAGAGGGACAGGGATCCCTTCACAGATCCTCACTTCAACTTTATCGGGAGCTCCGATGAGAGGCCCGACGTGACGAGGGGAGGGCCGGCCGTGATAATAGCTCCCTCCGGAATGCTCACGGGCGGTCCCAGCGTGGACTACCTGAGGATGCTGGCCCCGGGTCCCGAGAACGCCATAGTACTGGTGAGCTATCAGGCTGAGGGGACGCTCGGGAGGAAGTTGAGGGATGGGGTGAGGGAGCTGAGGATGCAGAATGAGGAGGGAGAGCCCGTTAAGGTGGAGGTCAGGGCCGAGGTGAGGGTGATCGAAGGCTTCAGCGCGCACGCGGATAAGGTTCAGCTGCTCACCTACTTGGGGACCATTGAGCCCAGGCCCCACAGGGTCTTCCTGGTTCACGGGGAGGAGGAGAAGATAAGGAGCTTCTCTCCCCTGGCGGCTAAGACCGTTCCAGGGATAAGGACGATATCTCCCCAGATAGGCGAGACCTTCAGGCTAGCTTAGCCCCCTACGGAGGCCGAAGGATCTTCGCTACGGAAGGTAGATGAGATCCCCTTAATCGCAACTGAGGGGGTAGAGGGAAGCGGGTCCTCATGAGATTCGAAACCCGTCTAGAACCGGAGCCTGTTCACCGGCTCGATCACCCGGGACTGCGCCAAATCTCGACGAACCTCGGGACTATCAGCAGGGGGGGATATCCCCTATCCCTTATCATCACCAGGTCCCCGCCCATCTCCAGAACCCTCTCCTTCAGCCTCTGGATCATGAACTTGAGTTTCTCCTCCCCCTCAGCGGCGAGGTCATCGTACCTGAGTAATATTATGTTTCCCTCATTTATCTCGTTCAATATTTGCTCAACGTCCTCCGCGTTTCTTAAATTCATCGGCTTCACGGTGATGGCCTTCTCCGACACTATCTTGGGTCTGACGGGTTCTATCTCGTAACTCACTTCCTCCTCAAACTCCTCAGGCTCCTCCTCGAATTCCTCCTCTTCCTCCCTTCCCTTGCCGAACACTTTCCTGAAGAACCCCATGGCCCACACCTTACGCTTGATCCCCCGAGCTGCAGTATTTAAATCATGCTGGGCGGGCACCAAAATTTATTTAAAAGGTGGGCCCTGAACAATCCGAGAGCGGGGGAACGCGATGTCAAGCGCTATGAGATATCTCTCGAAGAGCATGAATACCAGCATCCTGGTGTTCCTGAAGAACGGTGTGAACGTCAGGGGCGTGCTGAAGTCCTACGACAATCACCTGAACCTGATACTGGATAACGCGGAGGAGATATACACGACCCCGGACGGCGAGATGAGGCAGAACAAGATCGGGAAGAGGGTGCTGATAAGGGGGGATAACGTGATAGCGATCTCGACGCAGAAGATAGAGGGACTGGAGGGGCCGGAGGAGTGATAGCATGGTCAAGGGAACGCCCTCGATGGGGAGGAGGAGCAGGGGAAAGACGCACGTCAGATGCAGAAGATGCGGTAGGCACTCCTTCAACGTCAAGAAGGGATACTGCGCTTCCTGCGGTTTCGGCAGGAGTCCCAGGATGAGGAGGTACGCCTGGGCCAACAAGGTGAGGTGGAAGAGCGTGAGGGTCGTCTGATGATCGAACTCCGAGGGGGCTCCGGGTTCCCGGGGGAACCCGGGGCTAGGGGAAAATTTAAAATTCTCCAGACCCCCTACCATTGGGGCCGGTGGCGCAGTTGGTAGCGCGCCCGCTTGGCATGCGGGAGGTCGGGGGTTCGAATCCCCCCCGGTCCACTGAAAGCCGGGGTAGCTCAGAGGGAGAGCGTCCGGCTGAAGACCGGAAGGTCGAGGGTTCAAATCCCTCCCCCGGCACTCTTGAGGTAGGGCATCGATGAGGGGCAGGGTATCGGCTTACCTCATGAGCGCGCTCAAGCGGTACTTCGGTGAGGAGAAGGGGGAGAGGATAGCCGAGATCCTCGAGAGATCCGGGATATTCTGCTTCGATGATCTATCATCCGACGTGCCAGATGATCTGATCGAGCTGATGGAGGTCACCAGATCTGAGTTCAACGGGTTCCTGGAGGAGTACGGACCACAAGCGATCGCTAGGCTTAAGGAGAGGGTGAATGAGCTTCTGGAAAGGGTCAGGGAGCTGAAGACTCAGATGGACTGGGCTAGGGAGAGGATCCTGAAGGGGGTGGAGGCCAGGGCATCATCTAAGAGCATCTTCATGAGGGAGCTTGAGGTGGTCATGGGGATCATATCCTCGCTCATAAGCTCAGTCCAGCTCTGCTGCGGTAGGGAGGCCACCTTGGATGGGGGGAGGATGGAGATATACTCAAAACCTCTCAGGGAGGCGGCGGAGAGGTTGAGGAGAATATGCAGCATTGATGATGAGTTCTCGGGACAGTTAAGTGAGGTGGCAACTTCCCTTGATAGGATAGCGGGGCTCCCCGGAGGATTGACCGCCGGGGACCTGATCGACCTGCTGAGCTATGCCCTGTCACTGCTCTCTGACGTCAGGAGGGCCAGGGGTGGGGTGGAGCTGGATAAGGAATCCCTCATCCTCGAAAATATAATATTGAAGAGCAGGTTGGTCTCATTAATATGTCAAAAAATATGCGATTAATCTTTTATCTTCTCAAGGAGTCCGACTATGAGTAGTATCTCAGACCTCGTGGGGAAGGGCATGTTTATGTCATTCACTATCTCATTGAGTATTGAGATTGCCTTGTTCGATCTAACCCCATAGCTGTTCCTCTCGTCCCTAAGGGCCTCTATCGCCTCTGTCATCGCTCTTCTTATGTTCCTTGGAACGCTCCTGTCCTGAGATATCCTATCCAGTCTCTGTATCGCTTCCGAGAGGAGCTTCTCGTACTCCTTAACCTTCTCGGCTTTCTTAGTCACCATGACGTTCACCCCCTAAACAGCCCTTTCGAGGCTACTCGCGGGCTCTCCCTTAAAAAGTTGCACTCGTAGCTCACCCATCAATCGGTCAGTTTTTTTGGAAAAATCTAATGAGATTCGTGGATTCATGAAAAATATATTTAGAGATACATCGGGTTAATAATCGTCAATCGTCCGGTTGTTGGGCGCCGGCTAGGGTGACTCTCGTCGGGGTTTTAAGCGGGTGCCTCGCTGAGCATTGGGTGGGCTTGGGTGAGCCCTTCGGAGGATGAGAGGAGCAGGAAGATGGCCGAGGCCCTACTCAAAGGATGGAAGATGCTATCGGAGACATGCCCCGTGTGCGGCTCCCCGCTCTTCGAGACGG encodes:
- a CDS encoding RtcB family protein, which translates into the protein PQLGSLGSGNHFLEVQLVDRIYDPQVARVMGIEREGQVVAMVHTGSRGFGHQVADDFLNMMLAKISSLNFKLPDKELIFAYANSDTAEKYFRAMKGAANYAWANRQMVTHWVREAFERVFGRSAEDMGMSLVYDVAHNIAKLEEHVVDGKKVKVYVHRKGATRSFPPGHPAIPSDYRDVGQPVIIPGSQGTASYLMAGTARAMEESFGTTAHGAGRVMSREQAKRIYRGSQIVQMLAERGIIVKPASLAVAAEEAPGAYKDVDEVVNATHRAGIAKLVARLVPIGVVKG
- a CDS encoding proteasome subunit beta; this translates as MTWENPQGSGVRGVEERIHLMKGTTTVGVKFKDGVVVASDKRATSGTFVASKSAVKTFKLTDYAVATISGLVADGQYLVNNLAALADLYSMDTGRPITVRGLARLLVLMLRRYRPFFLLAQLIVGGVDREGPHLFNVDLYGTMTEEDYLATGSGSPVAISVIEGGYSPEMDREAAIRLVISSMVAALSRDAATGDGIDVVVVDGGGVRFLGRDEISRMIEELRR
- a CDS encoding beta-CASP ribonuclease aCPSF1; this encodes MMSSPESIKAKVRKFLSQYTRIDKVDLEGPFITVYVENPKELLDRPDIITNAAKSLKKKIVVLASKPLKDESSTIEFIRKTIPEKAEIEDIKFIQETREVYIIAKRTGYVVGKGGANILEILKETGWRPVVIRAPTIKSTFLETFYNVMISEAVERKRVMKRLSSRIFRSPMRISRGLYVTFLGAAREVGRSSILVTTDESSILLDCGISVGGEDPFPRFDLSSFDIDELDAVVVTHAHLDHSGALPLLFKYGYRGPVYLTRPTRDLIMLLLYDYINLSQRSGLTPFFSWRDVVNLMNHTVTLEYAETVDISPDVKLTLYNAGHILGSGLAHLNVESARHNILYTGDMRFRDTKLLDKAVRKFPRVETLIMECTYCGENDVLPSFREAEEALFSIIRETASKGGKVLIPALAVGRAQEIMLSLVDGFSSNELPDIPVYLDGMIYDSTAIHSAYPDYLSSYVRDSVFKRDRDPFTDPHFNFIGSSDERPDVTRGGPAVIIAPSGMLTGGPSVDYLRMLAPGPENAIVLVSYQAEGTLGRKLRDGVRELRMQNEEGEPVKVEVRAEVRVIEGFSAHADKVQLLTYLGTIEPRPHRVFLVHGEEEKIRSFSPLAAKTVPGIRTISPQIGETFRLA
- a CDS encoding cell division protein SepF, producing MWAMGFFRKVFGKGREEEEEFEEEPEEFEEEVSYEIEPVRPKIVSEKAITVKPMNLRNAEDVEQILNEINEGNIILLRYDDLAAEGEEKLKFMIQRLKERVLEMGGDLVMIRDRGYPPLLIVPRFVEIWRSPG
- a CDS encoding RNA-binding protein, yielding MSSAMRYLSKSMNTSILVFLKNGVNVRGVLKSYDNHLNLILDNAEEIYTTPDGEMRQNKIGKRVLIRGDNVIAISTQKIEGLEGPEE
- a CDS encoding 50S ribosomal protein L37e — its product is MVKGTPSMGRRSRGKTHVRCRRCGRHSFNVKKGYCASCGFGRSPRMRRYAWANKVRWKSVRVV